Proteins found in one Planctomycetes bacterium MalM25 genomic segment:
- the carQ_1 gene encoding RNA polymerase sigma factor CarQ, which yields MAKSHSEFAELFAAHQHQVFGFILGLVRNNADAQDILQQSAITMWNKFDTFTPGTEFVRWAITIARYETLNYLKYRRRSRLCFDQDLIELLAAEFRERSLEMAESRRTALKDCLPKLSSEDGKLIESRYSHGLGSRQLSELLGRSQASICNSLRRIRESLLTCIERRLAQENNR from the coding sequence ATGGCTAAATCGCACAGCGAGTTTGCCGAGTTATTCGCCGCCCACCAGCATCAGGTCTTCGGGTTCATCCTCGGATTGGTCCGCAACAACGCCGACGCTCAGGACATCCTGCAGCAGTCGGCGATCACGATGTGGAACAAATTCGACACGTTCACCCCGGGCACCGAATTTGTTCGTTGGGCGATCACGATCGCTCGGTACGAGACACTCAACTACCTCAAGTACAGGAGGCGAAGCCGGCTCTGCTTCGATCAGGACCTCATCGAACTGCTGGCCGCAGAATTCCGTGAACGCTCGCTGGAGATGGCCGAGTCACGCCGCACGGCGTTGAAGGACTGCCTCCCCAAGCTCTCCTCGGAAGACGGCAAGCTGATCGAGAGTCGATACTCACACGGCCTCGGGTCGCGTCAGCTCTCGGAGCTGCTGGGACGATCGCAAGCGAGTATCTGCAATTCGCTGCGACGCATCCGTGAGTCGCTGCTGACCTGCATCGAACGCCGCCTCGCCCAAGAGAACAATCGATGA
- the kpsU gene encoding 3-deoxy-manno-octulosonate cytidylyltransferase: MPTPNACVVIPARMHSTRLPGKMLLRETGRSLLEHTHQAACEAKRPTAVIVATDHEAIAEEVRRFGGTAVLTSPDHASGADRVAEVAQRTPGFDLFVNLQGDEPEIDPVAIDTAIEQLVSDPEASVATLATPLRDPERLLDPSNVKVVFDNSGRALYFSRSPIPFVRDAASASAEEAPLFFHHVGLYAYRREFLLRLPSLPPSALEQAEKLEQLRVLQAGETIRVGVIPTAAPGIDTASDYAAFVQRSSRSAAA, encoded by the coding sequence ATGCCCACGCCCAACGCCTGCGTCGTCATCCCCGCCCGCATGCATTCGACCCGCCTGCCGGGCAAGATGCTGCTGCGGGAGACGGGCCGCTCTCTCCTGGAGCACACCCACCAAGCCGCCTGTGAGGCGAAGCGGCCCACGGCGGTGATCGTCGCCACCGACCACGAGGCGATCGCCGAGGAAGTTCGGCGTTTCGGCGGGACGGCCGTCCTCACCAGCCCCGACCACGCCAGCGGCGCCGACCGGGTCGCCGAGGTCGCCCAGCGGACGCCCGGCTTCGACCTGTTTGTGAACCTCCAAGGGGACGAGCCGGAGATCGACCCCGTGGCGATCGACACCGCGATCGAGCAGCTGGTGTCCGACCCCGAGGCGAGCGTCGCCACGCTCGCCACGCCGCTGCGCGATCCGGAGCGACTGCTCGACCCGTCGAACGTGAAGGTCGTGTTCGACAACTCGGGCCGGGCGCTTTACTTCAGCCGCAGCCCGATCCCCTTCGTCCGCGACGCCGCGAGCGCCTCGGCGGAGGAGGCGCCGCTGTTCTTCCACCACGTCGGCCTGTACGCCTACCGGCGCGAGTTCCTGCTCCGCTTGCCCAGCTTGCCTCCTTCCGCCCTCGAGCAGGCCGAGAAGCTTGAGCAGCTCCGCGTGCTGCAAGCGGGCGAGACGATCCGCGTCGGCGTGATCCCCACGGCGGCGCCCGGCATCGACACGGCTTCCGACTACGCCGCCTTCGTGCAGCGCAGCAGCCGCTCGGCGGCGGCTTGA
- a CDS encoding ECF sigma factor — MHDSETSRGSVTQWIAELQEGEDSVAQRELWDRYFRRIVALARTKLGGLPKGPADEEDVAISAMQSLFHGFERDRFPQLHDRSNLWSLLAKITARKAINERQKQTAKKRGGGQPRLGIGPGDEDSGTPSFDPSGDDLGPDFVVAMEEEMRRLMDSLPDDTLRRIAGRKLEGWTSAEIATELGVVERTIERKLGLIRACWAPAAESEAT; from the coding sequence ATGCACGACTCCGAGACTTCTCGCGGATCGGTCACGCAGTGGATCGCCGAGCTCCAGGAGGGGGAGGACTCCGTGGCCCAGCGGGAACTCTGGGACCGTTACTTCCGCCGGATCGTCGCCCTGGCCCGCACCAAGCTGGGGGGCCTGCCCAAGGGCCCCGCCGACGAGGAAGACGTCGCCATCAGCGCCATGCAGAGCCTCTTCCACGGCTTCGAGCGAGACCGCTTCCCCCAGCTGCACGACCGATCAAACCTCTGGTCCCTCCTCGCGAAGATCACCGCCCGCAAGGCGATCAACGAGCGGCAGAAACAGACCGCCAAGAAGCGGGGGGGTGGGCAGCCCCGGCTCGGCATCGGGCCGGGCGATGAGGACTCGGGCACGCCCTCGTTCGACCCCTCGGGCGATGACCTGGGGCCCGATTTCGTCGTCGCCATGGAGGAGGAGATGCGGCGGCTGATGGACTCGCTTCCCGACGACACGCTCCGCCGGATCGCCGGCCGCAAGCTCGAGGGTTGGACCAGCGCCGAGATCGCGACCGAGTTGGGCGTGGTCGAGCGGACCATCGAGCGGAAGCTCGGCCTGATCCGCGCCTGCTGGGCGCCCGCGGCCGAGTCCGAGGCGACCTAA
- the glmS gene encoding Glutamine--fructose-6-phosphate aminotransferase [isomerizing], protein MCGIVGYIGPKRATDFLLEGLRRLEYRGYDSSGVVTFEDGGGLAVTKTAGRIDNLASALQATPHEGGLGVGHTRWATHGPANDTNAHPHVGGDRVLALVHNGVIENYQVLRHKLTDLGYEFTTDTDSEAVAHLIAHELDQLRGEHEAGTDDPYLLPVAAVRAATAQLRGTYGLGIVFNEWPDAVIAARLGSPLVLGVGDGEHFIASDGSPLAGHTDRIVYLADHEIAVVTAGSIRVLGRDAALIAHSVEQLDIDASQVELDGYPHYMLKEIFEQPETLRNAMRGRLDRDQATAVFGGLNLEPRQLRGIDRMVLTACGTSWHAAMVGEYLFEEFARLPVEVEYASELRYRNPPMTSQTLLMALTQSGETIDTLAALREMKRKGHRSLAICNVVGSSIARESDGGVYLHAGPEIGVASTKAFTSQCVVLAMLALHFGRLRHLSYEAGVRIVDELEALPQAVERALETNDIARRVAGQFSGCDNFLYLGRQYNFPTALEGALKLKEISYIHAEGYPAAEMKHGPIALVDADTPSVFIVPQGAVYEKVIANMEEIRARGGPLIAIVDEEDERASQIADEVIRVPHVADYLQPIVTAIPLQLLAYHIAVLRGCDVDKPRNLAKSVTVE, encoded by the coding sequence ATGTGCGGCATCGTCGGCTACATCGGCCCCAAACGAGCGACGGACTTCCTGCTGGAAGGCCTGCGCCGGCTGGAGTATCGCGGATACGACAGCTCGGGCGTGGTCACCTTCGAGGACGGGGGCGGATTGGCCGTCACCAAGACGGCGGGCCGCATCGACAACCTCGCCAGCGCCCTGCAGGCGACGCCCCACGAGGGCGGCCTGGGCGTCGGCCACACGCGTTGGGCGACCCACGGACCGGCCAACGACACCAACGCCCACCCCCACGTCGGCGGCGACCGGGTGCTGGCCCTGGTCCACAACGGCGTGATCGAGAACTACCAAGTCCTGCGGCACAAGCTGACCGACCTGGGGTACGAGTTCACGACCGACACCGACTCCGAGGCGGTCGCCCACCTGATCGCCCACGAACTGGACCAGCTCCGCGGCGAGCACGAAGCCGGAACCGACGATCCCTACCTGCTGCCGGTCGCCGCCGTGCGGGCGGCGACGGCGCAGCTGCGCGGCACGTACGGGCTGGGCATCGTCTTCAACGAGTGGCCCGACGCGGTGATCGCCGCGCGGCTGGGCAGCCCGCTGGTGCTGGGCGTTGGGGACGGCGAGCACTTCATCGCCAGCGACGGCTCCCCCCTCGCCGGGCACACCGATCGGATCGTCTACCTGGCCGATCACGAGATCGCCGTGGTGACCGCCGGCTCGATCCGGGTGCTGGGGCGCGACGCGGCGTTGATCGCCCACAGCGTCGAGCAGCTCGACATCGACGCGAGCCAGGTCGAGCTCGACGGCTACCCCCACTACATGCTCAAGGAGATCTTCGAGCAGCCCGAGACCCTGCGCAACGCGATGCGAGGCCGCCTTGACCGCGACCAGGCGACCGCGGTCTTCGGCGGCCTGAACCTGGAGCCGCGCCAGCTGCGCGGCATCGACCGGATGGTCCTCACCGCTTGCGGCACCAGCTGGCACGCGGCGATGGTTGGCGAGTACCTCTTCGAGGAGTTCGCCCGCTTGCCCGTCGAGGTCGAGTACGCCAGTGAGCTGCGGTACCGCAACCCGCCGATGACCTCGCAGACGCTGCTCATGGCGCTGACCCAGAGTGGCGAGACCATCGACACCCTCGCCGCGCTCCGTGAGATGAAGCGCAAGGGCCACCGGTCGCTGGCGATCTGCAACGTGGTCGGCAGCTCGATCGCCCGCGAATCGGACGGCGGCGTCTACCTGCACGCGGGCCCGGAGATCGGCGTCGCCTCGACCAAGGCGTTCACCTCGCAGTGCGTGGTGCTCGCGATGCTCGCCCTGCACTTCGGTCGCCTGCGCCACCTCAGCTACGAGGCGGGCGTGCGGATCGTCGACGAGTTGGAGGCCCTGCCCCAGGCGGTCGAGAGGGCGCTGGAGACCAACGACATCGCCCGCCGCGTCGCGGGTCAGTTCTCGGGGTGCGACAACTTCCTGTACCTAGGCCGGCAGTACAACTTCCCCACCGCGTTGGAGGGGGCGCTCAAGCTCAAGGAGATCAGCTACATCCACGCGGAGGGCTACCCCGCGGCGGAGATGAAGCACGGCCCGATCGCCCTGGTCGACGCCGACACGCCCAGCGTGTTCATCGTGCCGCAGGGCGCCGTGTACGAGAAGGTGATCGCGAACATGGAAGAGATCCGCGCCCGCGGCGGCCCGTTGATCGCCATCGTGGACGAAGAGGACGAGCGCGCCAGCCAGATCGCCGACGAGGTGATCCGCGTGCCGCACGTGGCCGATTACCTGCAGCCGATCGTGACCGCCATCCCTCTGCAACTGCTGGCCTACCACATCGCGGTGCTCCGCGGCTGCGACGTCGATAAGCCACGCAATCTGGCGAAGAGCGTGACCGTGGAATAG
- a CDS encoding Alpha-L-fucosidase, with product MPSINRLALLLTTLLVSPGFAQRYEADWESISSYQVPEWYQDAKFGIWPHWGIYSVPAKRGDGFPAEWYGRGMHAVEKGPDIRPKKGQPETIMNDFYDSRGLEQAKHHRETYGPPEEFGYHRFADLWKAEKFDADEWAQLAVDSGAKFFCMMAQHHDSFSLYDSEHTEWDSVDKGPKRDLCREVKKAVYKKGLKFGVSNHMAWNATFFRFYHANYKHLPDRERLADLYSEGVVDDAYIDRWWKRTTESVDKLQPDLYYFDWGWDRGRLADEGYHQKFAAYYYNRAVEQGKGVHGAPGVVLCTKDHDDPPNCVTRDIERGRMGSIQKNVWQTDTSISIHSWGYAANDEYHSLDYLIETLVDVVSKNGVLMLNFGPRADGTIAPEYRDRLLGMGAWLQINGEAVYATRPFSIHRDGLDRGAFKVRYTRSKDNTTLYATTFEWPGERLTLKSLNHDAVDADRIGSIRLLGVESDLEWSQDHEGLHIRLPERPAYGSAYPVRLRFKGPLPSPTK from the coding sequence ATGCCTTCAATCAATCGGTTGGCCTTGTTGCTGACCACACTCCTGGTCTCACCCGGCTTCGCCCAACGCTACGAAGCGGATTGGGAATCGATCTCCAGCTATCAGGTACCCGAGTGGTATCAGGACGCCAAGTTCGGCATCTGGCCTCACTGGGGCATCTACTCGGTCCCCGCCAAACGCGGCGACGGTTTCCCCGCCGAGTGGTACGGCCGGGGGATGCACGCGGTCGAGAAGGGCCCGGACATCCGTCCCAAGAAGGGGCAGCCCGAGACCATCATGAACGACTTCTACGACAGTCGAGGTCTTGAGCAGGCGAAGCATCACCGCGAGACCTACGGACCGCCCGAGGAGTTCGGCTACCACCGGTTCGCCGACCTTTGGAAGGCGGAGAAGTTCGACGCCGACGAGTGGGCGCAACTGGCGGTCGACTCGGGCGCCAAATTCTTCTGCATGATGGCGCAGCACCACGACAGCTTCTCGCTGTACGACTCGGAGCACACCGAGTGGGACTCGGTCGATAAAGGTCCCAAACGCGACCTCTGCCGCGAGGTGAAAAAGGCGGTCTACAAGAAGGGCCTCAAGTTCGGCGTCTCGAACCACATGGCCTGGAACGCCACGTTCTTCCGTTTCTACCACGCCAACTACAAGCACCTGCCGGACCGTGAGCGGCTGGCCGACCTTTACTCAGAGGGCGTCGTCGACGACGCCTACATCGATCGTTGGTGGAAGCGGACGACCGAATCGGTCGACAAGCTCCAGCCCGACCTCTACTACTTCGACTGGGGCTGGGACCGCGGGCGGCTGGCCGATGAGGGCTACCACCAGAAGTTCGCCGCTTACTACTACAACCGCGCCGTCGAGCAGGGCAAAGGCGTGCACGGAGCCCCCGGCGTGGTCCTCTGCACCAAGGACCACGACGACCCCCCGAACTGTGTCACCCGCGACATCGAGCGGGGGCGGATGGGGAGCATCCAGAAGAACGTCTGGCAGACCGACACGTCGATCAGCATCCACTCGTGGGGCTACGCCGCGAACGACGAGTACCACTCGCTCGACTACCTCATCGAAACGCTGGTCGATGTCGTCAGCAAGAACGGCGTCTTGATGCTGAACTTCGGACCCCGTGCCGATGGCACGATTGCGCCCGAGTACCGCGACCGGTTGCTCGGCATGGGCGCGTGGCTGCAGATCAACGGCGAGGCGGTCTACGCGACCCGCCCCTTCTCGATCCACCGCGACGGGCTCGACCGCGGCGCCTTCAAGGTCCGCTACACTCGCAGCAAAGACAACACGACCCTCTACGCCACCACCTTCGAGTGGCCGGGCGAGAGGCTCACGCTCAAGAGCCTGAACCACGACGCGGTCGATGCCGATCGGATCGGATCGATCCGGCTGCTCGGAGTCGAGTCGGACCTCGAATGGAGCCAAGACCACGAGGGCTTGCACATCCGGCTTCCCGAGAGACCGGCCTACGGATCGGCCTACCCCGTGCGGTTGCGTTTCAAGGGACCGCTCCCGAGCCCGACCAAGTAG
- the hisA gene encoding 1-(5-phosphoribosyl)-5-[(5-phosphoribosylamino)methylideneamino] imidazole-4-carboxamide isomerase, whose protein sequence is MEIWPAIDLRGGMCVRLRQGDYEQETVFNKEPATVARQFAEAGARCLHVVDLDGAREGAPVNLPAVEEILDALNGYDGGFRVELGGGIRDEQSIAELLDFGLDRLVVGTSAIKQTDWFEAIVERFPNRLVLGVDARDGLVATDGWLETSQTSAVELAGRFADKPLSAIVYTDIATDGMMQGPNVAAMAEMQRAMGKVPVVASGGVTTIEDVRALKEAGLAAAIIGRALYEGTIQLPEALKVANG, encoded by the coding sequence ATGGAAATCTGGCCCGCCATCGACCTGCGCGGCGGCATGTGTGTCCGCCTTCGTCAGGGGGACTACGAACAAGAGACCGTCTTCAACAAGGAGCCGGCCACCGTCGCGCGCCAATTCGCCGAAGCGGGCGCCCGCTGCCTGCACGTGGTGGACCTGGACGGCGCCCGGGAGGGCGCTCCGGTCAATCTGCCCGCCGTCGAGGAGATCCTCGACGCTCTGAACGGCTACGACGGCGGCTTCCGCGTCGAGCTGGGCGGCGGCATCCGCGACGAGCAATCGATCGCTGAGCTGCTCGACTTCGGGCTCGACCGCCTGGTGGTGGGCACCTCGGCCATCAAGCAGACCGATTGGTTCGAGGCGATCGTCGAGCGATTCCCCAACCGGCTGGTCTTGGGCGTCGACGCCCGCGACGGGCTGGTCGCGACCGACGGCTGGCTCGAGACCAGCCAGACCAGCGCCGTCGAGCTCGCCGGCCGCTTCGCCGACAAGCCCCTCTCGGCGATCGTCTACACCGACATCGCGACCGACGGCATGATGCAAGGGCCGAACGTCGCCGCCATGGCCGAGATGCAGCGCGCCATGGGCAAGGTGCCGGTCGTCGCCTCGGGCGGGGTGACAACCATCGAGGACGTCCGCGCCCTGAAGGAGGCCGGCCTCGCCGCCGCGATCATCGGCCGCGCCCTCTACGAAGGGACGATCCAACTGCCCGAGGCCCTGAAGGTCGCCAACGGTTGA
- a CDS encoding Alpha-L-fucosidase: MPLLAFLRHVAIALLTANTVMQPARGEEGPAPGRTPEETEALEWRYRTPRETRDVADYEWDAYQRDVPEWYQDAKYGVYAHWGPYNQGMEESGFTGMNNSWFAKYMYVKGHPYNQHHIATRGPLSEQGYSAYFDTFSVPEFDPVEWADLIAGSGARFAGPVAMHHDGFAMWDSQVVPWNAMNSAAKRDIAGELIQEYRRRGMKIVSSFHHAQNVTGHYYGGREGRLDDLPIDLDSDLGDPAYAKLFGRHATQAEAEEHWLKVLKEYITKYRPDQLWFDGGMKGISEESRYAMTSFYYDFCEREGIDGIISQKHDQIPRRVSLFDYERGGAPEILPRTWQTDDSPGPWMYISSAVFKDADWVSRLLTDIVSKNGVLLLNIAPLADGSIHPQQQKTLRDLGDWLEVNGEAIYGSRPWKVHYQGDEPHFYAGGKAFSKTYAEYGEDDLRFTRSKDSRTLYVFAMGDPPSGEVILRSLSTEELGRESAARRLGSSRVVPLGESADGHVVLPAGELMQGPGSDLKGPTVFKITGLR; the protein is encoded by the coding sequence ATGCCCCTGCTCGCGTTTCTACGCCACGTCGCGATCGCTCTGCTGACCGCCAACACCGTGATGCAACCCGCCCGCGGCGAGGAAGGCCCCGCGCCGGGCCGGACCCCCGAGGAGACCGAGGCGCTCGAGTGGCGTTACCGCACGCCCCGCGAGACTCGCGATGTTGCAGACTACGAATGGGACGCCTACCAACGCGACGTGCCCGAGTGGTACCAAGACGCGAAGTACGGCGTGTACGCCCACTGGGGCCCGTACAACCAGGGCATGGAGGAATCGGGCTTCACCGGCATGAACAACAGCTGGTTCGCCAAGTATATGTACGTGAAGGGGCACCCCTACAACCAACACCACATCGCGACCCGGGGCCCTTTGAGTGAGCAGGGCTACAGCGCGTACTTCGATACCTTCAGCGTTCCCGAGTTCGACCCGGTTGAGTGGGCCGACTTGATCGCCGGATCCGGGGCTCGCTTCGCCGGCCCGGTGGCGATGCACCACGACGGTTTCGCCATGTGGGACAGCCAGGTGGTTCCGTGGAACGCGATGAACTCGGCCGCGAAGCGAGACATCGCCGGTGAGCTGATCCAAGAGTACCGCCGGCGGGGCATGAAGATCGTTTCGAGCTTCCACCACGCTCAGAACGTGACCGGCCATTACTACGGCGGGCGTGAGGGGCGGCTGGACGACCTGCCGATCGACCTCGATTCGGACCTCGGCGACCCGGCGTACGCCAAGCTGTTCGGACGCCACGCCACGCAGGCCGAAGCCGAAGAGCACTGGCTGAAGGTGCTCAAGGAGTACATCACCAAGTACCGGCCCGACCAGCTCTGGTTCGACGGCGGCATGAAGGGGATCAGCGAAGAGAGCCGCTACGCGATGACTTCTTTCTACTACGACTTTTGCGAGCGTGAGGGGATCGACGGGATCATCTCCCAGAAGCACGATCAGATCCCGCGGCGTGTGTCGCTGTTCGACTACGAGCGGGGTGGCGCCCCGGAGATCCTGCCACGCACGTGGCAGACCGACGACAGCCCGGGGCCCTGGATGTACATCTCGTCGGCCGTCTTCAAGGACGCCGATTGGGTCTCTCGGCTCCTGACGGACATCGTCAGCAAGAACGGCGTGCTGCTGCTCAACATCGCGCCGCTCGCCGACGGCTCGATCCACCCTCAGCAGCAAAAGACGCTGCGCGACTTGGGCGATTGGCTGGAAGTCAACGGCGAAGCGATCTACGGCAGCCGTCCCTGGAAGGTCCATTACCAAGGGGACGAGCCCCACTTCTACGCTGGCGGCAAGGCCTTCTCCAAGACCTACGCCGAGTACGGCGAGGATGACCTGCGGTTCACCCGGTCCAAAGACAGTCGCACGCTCTACGTCTTTGCGATGGGTGACCCGCCGAGCGGCGAAGTGATCCTCCGGTCGCTATCAACCGAAGAGCTCGGGCGTGAGTCTGCGGCGCGGCGACTCGGTTCGAGCCGCGTGGTTCCGCTTGGCGAATCGGCTGACGGTCACGTGGTGCTGCCCGCCGGTGAGCTGATGCAGGGGCCGGGATCGGACCTCAAGGGGCCGACCGTGTTCAAGATCACGGGGCTTCGCTAG
- the prkC_2 gene encoding Serine/threonine-protein kinase PrkC, with product MPEPTLPVELLAVIDEVCDRFESAWREADPAEGPPCEDFVADLPDAAREAALAELFAIERQYRAARGQMASAWASGRPAIEPLASASRDEAETLAGPGPAMNPMRSGGLSVQCPHCQQRVEVLADAPLDEISCHTCGSNFGLTGSDDHPDAEPIRVGRFALRERIGVGGFGAVWRARDPELDRDVALKMPRRGQLTPHESEMFFREARAAAQLAHPGIVSVYEVGRDDGQSGGGSIYIVSELVDGEPLSDRLKAQRLTPKQAAAMLADIAEALHYAHERGVIHRDLKPSNIMLDRFATGGEIGKHGGEAFGRPRLMDFGLAKRDSGEITLTMDGQVLGTPAYMSPEQASGQVRWVDRRTDLYALGVVLFRMLTGELPYRGTATSQIQQRLTDDAPSPRRLDDSVPLDLATVCLKCLERDPNRRYDNANQVADEMRRYLAGEPVHARPLSAWGRAGRWARRRPATAAAVALGAVLAVAGPTAALVISGQNAKLQSKISENNENLARGNQKIDRLNKQLSQVTGGLTEKGPHANRLPEWRQKLIAEYLDQHGERFAEELSDDELPTEERAGGYLALGRLASEADRADEAIGHLRSAEPLLASLFVRDPVALSPYAECCELLARLLHASDEAAAKDYAARATAARRELAEAAPEDLDAAAAVLDTLSTRPAAGARMDDLERLKSFGQRLPARLDQLEAVARTLTKQD from the coding sequence ATGCCCGAACCGACGCTCCCGGTCGAACTGCTGGCGGTGATCGACGAGGTCTGCGACCGTTTCGAGTCGGCCTGGCGCGAGGCGGACCCCGCCGAGGGGCCTCCCTGCGAGGACTTTGTGGCCGACCTGCCCGACGCGGCCCGCGAGGCGGCGCTCGCCGAGCTGTTCGCCATCGAACGTCAGTACCGGGCAGCCAGGGGCCAGATGGCGTCCGCCTGGGCGTCGGGGCGGCCGGCGATCGAGCCGCTCGCCTCCGCCTCGAGAGACGAGGCCGAGACCCTCGCCGGGCCCGGGCCCGCGATGAACCCGATGCGCAGCGGCGGGCTCAGCGTGCAGTGCCCGCACTGCCAACAACGCGTCGAGGTGCTGGCCGACGCGCCGTTGGACGAGATCAGCTGCCACACGTGCGGCAGCAACTTCGGGCTCACCGGGTCAGACGACCACCCCGACGCCGAGCCGATCCGCGTCGGCCGCTTCGCGTTGCGTGAACGGATCGGCGTCGGCGGTTTCGGGGCGGTTTGGCGGGCCCGCGACCCGGAGCTCGATCGCGACGTCGCCCTGAAGATGCCTCGCCGGGGGCAGCTCACGCCGCACGAGTCGGAGATGTTCTTCCGCGAGGCGCGGGCCGCTGCACAGCTCGCGCACCCGGGCATCGTGTCGGTCTACGAGGTGGGGCGCGACGACGGCCAGTCGGGCGGTGGCTCGATCTACATCGTCAGCGAGCTGGTCGACGGCGAGCCTCTCTCCGATCGCTTGAAGGCGCAACGCCTCACCCCCAAGCAGGCGGCCGCCATGCTGGCCGACATCGCCGAGGCGCTCCACTACGCGCACGAGCGGGGCGTCATCCACCGCGACCTGAAGCCGTCGAACATCATGCTCGATCGCTTTGCCACCGGCGGCGAAATCGGCAAGCATGGCGGGGAGGCTTTCGGTCGTCCCCGGTTGATGGACTTCGGCCTCGCCAAGCGGGACTCGGGCGAGATCACCCTGACGATGGACGGCCAGGTCCTCGGCACCCCCGCCTACATGTCGCCCGAGCAGGCGAGCGGCCAGGTCCGCTGGGTCGATCGCCGGACCGACCTCTACGCGCTAGGCGTCGTGCTCTTCCGCATGCTCACCGGCGAGCTCCCCTACCGCGGCACCGCGACCAGTCAGATCCAGCAACGCCTGACCGACGACGCTCCCAGCCCCCGGCGGCTGGATGACAGCGTGCCGCTTGACCTGGCGACCGTCTGCCTGAAGTGCCTCGAACGCGACCCCAACCGCCGCTACGACAACGCCAACCAGGTCGCCGACGAGATGCGTCGCTACCTCGCGGGCGAGCCGGTCCACGCGCGGCCGCTCTCCGCGTGGGGCAGGGCGGGGCGGTGGGCCCGCCGCCGGCCCGCCACCGCGGCCGCCGTGGCGCTCGGGGCGGTGCTCGCGGTCGCCGGTCCGACGGCGGCCCTCGTGATCAGCGGCCAGAACGCCAAACTCCAAAGCAAGATCAGCGAGAACAACGAGAACCTCGCCCGCGGCAACCAGAAGATCGACCGCCTGAACAAGCAACTCAGCCAAGTCACAGGCGGCCTGACCGAGAAAGGCCCTCACGCAAACCGCCTGCCCGAGTGGCGCCAGAAGCTGATCGCCGAGTACCTCGATCAACACGGCGAGCGCTTCGCCGAAGAGCTGTCGGACGACGAGTTGCCGACCGAGGAGCGTGCCGGCGGCTACCTCGCTCTTGGGCGTTTGGCGAGCGAAGCGGACCGAGCGGACGAGGCGATCGGCCACCTGCGATCCGCCGAGCCGCTGCTGGCGAGCCTTTTCGTGCGCGACCCGGTCGCTCTGTCGCCTTACGCCGAGTGTTGCGAGCTGCTCGCGCGTCTCTTGCACGCGTCCGATGAAGCCGCCGCCAAGGACTACGCCGCCCGGGCGACCGCCGCCCGGCGGGAACTGGCGGAGGCCGCGCCTGAGGACCTGGACGCCGCCGCCGCGGTGCTCGACACGCTCTCGACGCGTCCCGCCGCCGGCGCGCGAATGGACGACCTAGAAAGGCTCAAGAGCTTCGGCCAACGATTGCCAGCCAGGCTCGACCAGCTGGAAGCGGTCGCCAGAACGCTCACAAAGCAAGACTGA